The Stygiolobus azoricus genome window below encodes:
- the cpsA gene encoding carboxypeptidase CpsA: MNLQKLKNDVLEIEDEIIRIRRQIHEYPELSYKEYNTAKLVSEVLKKLGIEVRTGVGLPTAVVGILKTSRPGKVVALRADMDALPVEEMTDLPFKSKVKGVMHACGHDAHVAMLLGAAMLLVKNIDMLAGEVRFIFQPAEEDGGLGGAKPMIEAGVMDGVDYVFGIHISSRYPAGVFATRKGAIMATPDAFKITVHGKGGHGSAPHETIDPIYISLLIANAIYGITARQIDPVQPFVISITSIHSGTKDNIIPDDAVMEGTIRSLDENVRKKALNYVKRIVESICSIYNAECKVEFMQDVYPITVNDPEVTEEVMKILSGISKVEETEPILGAEDFSRFLQKAKGTYFFLGTRNEEKGCVYPNHSSKFCVDESVLKLGALAHAALAIHFTNKK, translated from the coding sequence ATGAATTTACAAAAATTAAAAAACGACGTGTTAGAGATAGAAGATGAAATAATAAGAATTAGAAGACAAATTCATGAGTACCCAGAACTTTCTTACAAAGAATATAACACGGCTAAATTAGTAAGTGAAGTTCTCAAAAAACTTGGAATAGAAGTGAGAACTGGTGTAGGCTTACCTACAGCTGTTGTTGGAATACTGAAGACGTCAAGACCAGGGAAGGTAGTAGCATTAAGGGCTGATATGGACGCACTACCAGTTGAGGAAATGACTGATTTACCCTTCAAATCCAAAGTCAAAGGAGTGATGCACGCTTGCGGACACGACGCTCACGTTGCAATGTTGCTAGGTGCAGCGATGCTATTAGTAAAGAACATTGACATGTTAGCTGGAGAAGTTAGATTCATATTCCAACCTGCTGAGGAGGATGGAGGTTTAGGAGGTGCGAAACCTATGATAGAGGCTGGAGTAATGGACGGTGTAGATTACGTTTTCGGTATTCATATATCATCAAGATACCCTGCAGGAGTTTTCGCCACAAGAAAAGGGGCTATAATGGCGACTCCTGATGCTTTTAAAATAACCGTTCACGGTAAAGGTGGACACGGTTCAGCTCCTCATGAGACAATAGACCCTATTTACATATCATTGTTAATTGCTAACGCGATTTATGGAATAACTGCGAGGCAAATAGACCCAGTTCAACCTTTTGTGATCTCTATAACGTCGATACATTCAGGCACTAAGGATAACATAATTCCAGACGATGCTGTAATGGAGGGAACAATAAGAAGCCTGGATGAAAACGTTAGAAAGAAGGCCTTAAACTACGTGAAAAGGATAGTTGAATCCATTTGCAGTATTTATAATGCAGAATGTAAGGTAGAATTCATGCAAGATGTGTATCCTATTACAGTTAATGACCCTGAGGTTACTGAAGAGGTAATGAAAATCCTTAGTGGAATATCTAAAGTTGAGGAAACGGAACCAATTCTAGGTGCAGAGGACTTTTCGAGATTTTTGCAAAAAGCTAAAGGTACTTACTTCTTCCTAGGGACTAGAAATGAAGAGAAAGGATGCGTGTATCCTAACCACAGTTCTAAGTTCTGTGTGGACGAGAGTGTGTTAAAGTTAGGTGCATTAGCTCATGCGGCTTTAGCTATACACTTCACGAATAAAAAATGA
- a CDS encoding MFS transporter encodes MKNTIIIASMVGTIIEWYDIFIFGTGAYYISKELFPPTNPTVALLSTFLVFALGFITRPVGALFFGHYGDRIGRKQMLIITLMSSGIASGLVGLLPTYAQAGVITIYLLVVFRLILGFGLGGEWGGAVLLMAENTDSRRGFWVSFVQTTVGIGLILGSLLFLILSLTTSQTFMLSIGWRIPFLLSFLLAVIGLIIRLKVEETKAFEKAKENKEILQFPAKELFKKNWREVLIGTILAGSLGTIFYVGAILVPTIMESLKMIPLQLGFFATLLMGLMDSIFVFVGGILSDIMGRKALLIVSNVLGLILLYPSFYIHNEAAIVAMIALYGVAHGLGYSPLAALISEIFPTNVRYSGSSSAYQFGNSFIGGPASYVSDFLGSVSYALYPLYALIVILISIVSLTKVKETKGVRIT; translated from the coding sequence ATGAAAAACACGATAATAATTGCATCAATGGTCGGAACAATAATAGAATGGTATGACATATTTATATTCGGTACTGGGGCATATTATATCTCAAAAGAACTCTTCCCACCCACAAATCCAACAGTAGCATTGCTCAGTACATTTCTAGTTTTCGCGCTAGGTTTCATAACAAGACCTGTAGGGGCACTGTTCTTCGGTCACTACGGTGATAGGATAGGGAGGAAACAGATGTTAATAATAACGTTGATGTCATCGGGAATAGCAAGCGGTTTAGTTGGGTTGTTACCAACTTATGCACAAGCAGGTGTAATTACAATTTATTTGTTAGTGGTTTTCAGGCTAATACTAGGTTTTGGGTTAGGAGGAGAGTGGGGAGGAGCTGTACTATTAATGGCTGAGAACACTGATAGTAGGAGAGGCTTCTGGGTTTCCTTTGTACAAACAACTGTGGGAATAGGTCTAATCTTAGGAAGTTTACTGTTCCTAATCCTCTCCTTAACAACTTCCCAAACATTCATGCTAAGTATTGGTTGGAGGATACCATTTTTACTCTCATTCCTATTGGCTGTTATAGGTCTTATAATAAGGCTTAAAGTTGAGGAAACTAAGGCCTTTGAAAAGGCTAAGGAGAATAAAGAGATTCTACAGTTTCCAGCAAAGGAGTTATTTAAGAAGAACTGGAGGGAGGTATTAATAGGTACTATATTAGCCGGTTCTTTAGGAACTATATTTTACGTTGGTGCAATACTAGTTCCAACTATCATGGAGTCATTAAAAATGATACCATTACAATTGGGCTTCTTTGCAACACTATTAATGGGTTTAATGGACTCGATATTCGTGTTTGTTGGCGGTATATTATCAGACATTATGGGGAGGAAAGCACTGCTTATAGTTTCTAATGTATTAGGGCTAATCCTCTTATACCCGTCATTTTATATTCATAACGAGGCTGCTATAGTAGCAATGATAGCACTTTATGGCGTAGCCCACGGATTGGGTTATTCACCTTTAGCCGCTTTAATTTCAGAAATATTCCCGACCAACGTTAGGTACAGTGGTTCTTCATCAGCTTATCAATTTGGCAACTCATTTATAGGTGGTCCAGCAAGTTATGTTTCTGATTTTTTAGGGAGTGTAAGTTATGCCTTATATCCTCTTTACGCCTTAATAGTGATCCTGATATCAATAGTGTCTCTAACAAAAGTTAAGGAGACTAAGGGAGTTAGAATCACATAA
- a CDS encoding aspartate aminotransferase family protein, whose amino-acid sequence MENLDGSILEAPKIVVPPPGPKSKEILKMQEEMETSALNYPKYFEIAIKEAKGSTIIDVDDNVYIDWFAGVAVVNLGHRNPEIVKALKDQIEKYWHFVEVPSEVRVNFLKALRETLNFDSKILFTTTGADAVEAAIKIARWNTGKRLILAFDNAYHGITAGTLGFTTYPPAKKFQPYYDNNVITIPYPYEYRCPFKDCLNEILSLVEHEVRTHDVAGILVEPVQGEGGYIVPPKGFLKGLREIADKYGSLLIVDEIQSGVGRTGKMWAYEWEGIVPDLVTIAKGIGEGIPLSLVAYKRDLDKLPQAFHLGTYRGNPLGLAVGKATIEYIKSHGILERVVSLGDYAKKKFNEIMEDNYKGSFDVRGLGFMIGVEFSDAKKNPASDFVKGMIKGLLRNGVIMYKAGLYNNVLRFMAPLTIPKELLYRGLEVFEEVLKRSVFSFQ is encoded by the coding sequence ATGGAAAATTTGGATGGTAGTATCTTAGAAGCCCCTAAAATAGTAGTCCCTCCACCCGGTCCAAAATCTAAGGAGATACTTAAAATGCAAGAGGAGATGGAGACCTCAGCCTTAAATTACCCCAAATACTTTGAAATCGCAATAAAGGAAGCTAAGGGTTCGACTATAATTGATGTAGATGATAACGTTTATATCGACTGGTTTGCGGGTGTTGCCGTAGTGAATTTAGGACATAGAAATCCAGAAATAGTTAAGGCACTAAAAGACCAGATTGAAAAGTACTGGCACTTCGTGGAGGTCCCATCAGAGGTCAGAGTCAACTTCTTAAAGGCTTTAAGAGAGACACTTAACTTCGATTCCAAAATACTCTTTACAACTACCGGGGCAGATGCTGTAGAAGCTGCTATTAAAATAGCTAGGTGGAATACTGGGAAGAGGCTTATTTTAGCCTTCGATAACGCTTATCACGGAATAACTGCTGGTACTCTGGGCTTTACCACATATCCCCCAGCTAAGAAGTTCCAACCTTATTATGATAATAACGTGATAACAATCCCTTACCCCTACGAGTATAGATGCCCCTTTAAGGACTGCCTAAATGAAATACTGAGTTTAGTCGAGCATGAAGTTAGGACTCACGATGTTGCCGGAATTTTGGTTGAACCAGTTCAAGGAGAAGGAGGGTATATTGTACCACCAAAGGGTTTCTTGAAGGGCTTGAGGGAGATAGCTGATAAATACGGTTCTCTACTTATAGTCGATGAAATACAGAGCGGTGTTGGTAGGACTGGTAAGATGTGGGCTTATGAATGGGAGGGCATTGTCCCTGATTTAGTTACCATAGCTAAGGGTATAGGAGAGGGGATCCCTTTATCTCTTGTCGCTTATAAAAGGGATTTGGATAAGCTTCCTCAAGCTTTTCATTTAGGAACTTATAGAGGTAATCCTTTAGGTTTAGCTGTGGGGAAGGCTACGATAGAGTACATTAAATCTCACGGAATATTGGAGAGGGTTGTATCTTTGGGCGATTACGCTAAGAAAAAATTCAATGAGATTATGGAGGATAATTATAAAGGTTCTTTTGATGTTAGGGGTTTAGGGTTCATGATAGGGGTCGAGTTTTCTGACGCGAAGAAGAATCCTGCGTCGGATTTTGTTAAAGGTATGATTAAGGGATTACTGAGGAACGGTGTGATAATGTATAAGGCGGGTTTATATAATAACGTACTGAGGTTTATGGCACCCCTCACAATACCTAAAGAGCTCTTATATAGAGGTTTAGAGGTGTTTGAAGAGGTATTGAAAAGAAGTGTTTTTAGTTTCCAATAA
- a CDS encoding APC family permease, translating into MESSKAQAADLGIKSDKMLRKTLSRLELLFLSLQGIIGSGWLFAPLYTAAYAGGAGIISWIIGGILLIFIALTYSEISSSIPKSGGVVRYPHYTHGGIVGYIIAWSYFAAGATVPAIESTAIVTYLSSLFPSLTINGHLTTTGLGLAYGLLFFFFIINYLGVGLVGKVAHGVGWWKLIIPSLTVIMLLAFDFHPSNFYANGFFPPSQYLASGFSGWSSVLYAIPAAGIIFAYTGFRQAIEYGGEAKNPSKDIPFAVVGALLISIVLYTLLQVAFIGAINWSSIDVKVGNWTGLQYSSLSSGPFYEISKSSSVTGPILLLFDAFAILLLIDAAVSPAGTTVTGMGTGTRVLYGLASNGYLPEIFLKIGKTRVPVISLITVTVLGGIFLLPFPAWIALVGIVSSAAVFTYIMGGIGLEVLRKKAPELHRPYRLPLARILSPISTLVALLIVYWAGFVTLFEVVTIIFAGFPIFFGYYARRNWNISVRLATLLGVANAFIIGILDLYFFMVTNGLSVGNTFAFIIYLIIMSILVFSDMVIIYLKSVTSRQEIKSGAWMPALILSVLALSYFGSFGLDVLIPFPEDLIVLVIIGLFFHYIAVKSGIKTKAIEEIIDNMKGLI; encoded by the coding sequence ATGGAAAGCTCTAAGGCACAGGCTGCAGATTTAGGAATAAAATCGGATAAAATGTTGAGAAAAACATTATCTAGATTAGAACTTCTTTTTCTTTCATTACAAGGTATAATAGGTTCTGGATGGTTATTTGCACCTTTATACACTGCAGCATATGCAGGTGGGGCAGGAATAATATCATGGATAATAGGAGGAATCCTGTTAATATTTATAGCTTTGACTTATTCAGAAATATCTTCATCAATACCAAAGTCTGGTGGAGTAGTAAGATATCCTCATTATACACATGGTGGTATAGTTGGTTATATTATTGCATGGTCGTATTTTGCTGCAGGAGCTACTGTACCAGCAATAGAGTCTACTGCTATTGTAACCTATTTAAGTAGCCTTTTTCCATCATTGACTATTAATGGTCATTTAACTACTACTGGACTTGGTCTAGCCTATGGGCTTTTATTTTTCTTCTTTATTATAAATTATCTAGGAGTTGGGTTAGTTGGAAAAGTTGCACATGGTGTAGGATGGTGGAAGTTAATAATACCAAGTTTAACAGTAATTATGCTATTAGCATTTGATTTTCATCCTTCAAATTTTTACGCTAATGGCTTCTTTCCTCCTTCTCAATACTTAGCATCTGGATTCTCAGGCTGGTCTTCTGTTCTTTATGCCATTCCAGCTGCTGGAATAATTTTTGCTTATACAGGTTTTAGGCAAGCTATAGAATATGGAGGAGAAGCTAAGAATCCGTCTAAAGATATTCCTTTTGCAGTAGTAGGCGCGTTACTTATATCTATAGTTCTTTATACATTACTTCAAGTTGCGTTTATAGGAGCCATAAATTGGTCATCTATTGATGTGAAAGTCGGAAATTGGACAGGGTTGCAGTATTCTTCCTTATCGTCAGGTCCATTTTACGAGATATCTAAAAGTTCAAGCGTTACTGGCCCAATTCTTTTACTTTTTGATGCCTTTGCAATACTATTATTGATAGATGCAGCAGTAAGTCCAGCAGGCACTACAGTAACTGGCATGGGTACTGGAACTAGGGTACTTTATGGTTTAGCTTCAAATGGATATTTGCCAGAAATCTTTCTTAAAATAGGAAAAACTAGGGTCCCTGTAATTTCTTTAATAACAGTTACAGTATTAGGTGGGATATTTCTTCTTCCCTTCCCTGCATGGATAGCATTAGTTGGAATAGTATCTTCAGCAGCAGTGTTCACATATATCATGGGTGGAATAGGCTTAGAGGTTTTAAGAAAGAAAGCTCCAGAACTACATAGACCTTATAGATTGCCTTTAGCTAGAATTCTTTCTCCTATTTCTACTCTTGTAGCTCTACTTATAGTATACTGGGCCGGTTTCGTTACTTTGTTTGAAGTCGTCACCATAATATTTGCAGGATTTCCAATATTTTTCGGATATTATGCTAGAAGAAACTGGAATATATCAGTTAGATTAGCTACTTTGCTTGGTGTAGCTAACGCATTTATAATTGGCATTCTAGATCTTTATTTCTTCATGGTAACTAACGGATTAAGCGTGGGTAATACATTTGCTTTTATAATTTATTTAATAATAATGAGTATTTTGGTATTTTCAGATATGGTTATAATATATCTAAAGAGTGTTACTTCACGACAAGAAATAAAATCAGGAGCGTGGATGCCAGCGCTAATACTTAGTGTTCTTGCTCTATCTTATTTCGGTAGTTTTGGGCTTGACGTATTAATACCGTTTCCTGAGGATCTAATAGTACTAGTAATTATAGGTCTGTTTTTCCATTATATTGCAGTAAAAAGCGGAATTAAAACAAAAGCTATTGAGGAAATAATAGACAATATGAAAGGTTTAATATAA
- a CDS encoding amino acid permease produces the protein MEKRGPFLRESSGLVREFSILDAMWFNISLLGFLFSMYYVASTSPLVGGNPIIGAILPTIGFFFVGYTFSYIGSKVPRTAADYVYVSRYLHPALGFVGNAGYFAATVFMFMGISGITLQTFGLIPLLDMLGFYSHNQSLIQLGATIGSNPYYIILIGGIEIILMGLVPLFGNKVYRVTQAVIIPLVLIAAIVMIIIEAIVPSNIATTRLNEFLSYYNSSVSQILASNVTVPSFTSLYNSISLNPVYVVAFSYIINTVYIAGEVKNVKKSLWTSILGTLVISSVLMTLSVILEYNQWSYNLISKIMSLSVSGQFSAPTPYLDLLEGIASGNEFIAAFLALISLIQLLMYLIAASFVGSRLLLSYSIDRILPNFVSEVSERTHVPKYAVLLSTITGLIGLIIFGLPVTSAFAFVLSSIAVALLLLFPMTVVSIAVIKKSKEAIPRLFAGISIPYLLFTLYQYLTVPALGANTVLGYALLVGTIVFLLAIFYISKFIRKKQGIDLNLIFKEIPPE, from the coding sequence ATGGAGAAAAGAGGTCCCTTCTTAAGGGAGAGTTCTGGTCTCGTTAGAGAGTTTTCAATATTAGACGCTATGTGGTTTAATATTTCTCTCCTAGGTTTTCTCTTCTCGATGTACTACGTAGCCTCAACATCTCCTCTAGTAGGAGGAAATCCAATAATTGGTGCCATATTGCCAACGATAGGGTTCTTTTTTGTAGGCTATACATTTTCTTATATAGGATCGAAAGTGCCTAGAACAGCTGCCGACTATGTATATGTAAGTAGGTATTTACATCCCGCATTAGGATTTGTAGGCAACGCTGGATATTTTGCCGCAACAGTATTCATGTTTATGGGCATATCCGGGATAACGTTGCAGACTTTCGGTCTAATTCCTTTATTAGATATGTTAGGATTTTACAGTCATAACCAATCCTTAATACAGCTAGGTGCTACTATAGGTAGTAATCCGTACTATATCATACTAATAGGAGGGATAGAGATTATTTTGATGGGACTTGTACCTTTATTCGGTAATAAGGTCTATAGAGTAACTCAAGCAGTTATAATACCTTTAGTTTTAATAGCTGCAATAGTTATGATAATTATCGAAGCAATAGTACCGAGTAACATAGCAACGACTAGACTAAACGAATTCCTTTCCTATTATAATTCATCTGTCAGTCAAATATTAGCTTCTAATGTTACAGTCCCCTCGTTTACATCTTTATATAACTCCATATCATTAAACCCGGTATATGTAGTTGCTTTTTCATACATAATAAATACCGTTTACATAGCAGGTGAGGTTAAGAACGTTAAAAAATCGCTCTGGACAAGCATACTAGGTACTCTAGTTATAAGTTCAGTATTAATGACTTTATCTGTCATCCTAGAGTACAATCAATGGAGTTATAATTTAATTTCGAAAATAATGAGCTTGTCGGTTTCGGGACAATTCTCTGCACCTACACCGTACCTAGACCTGCTAGAGGGTATAGCCAGTGGTAATGAATTTATAGCGGCGTTCCTAGCGTTAATAAGCTTGATACAGTTACTAATGTATCTGATAGCTGCGTCCTTTGTAGGATCAAGGTTATTACTATCATATTCTATAGATAGGATTCTGCCTAATTTCGTATCAGAAGTTAGTGAGAGAACTCATGTTCCAAAATACGCTGTACTCCTTAGTACCATAACAGGTTTAATAGGTTTAATAATCTTCGGCCTACCTGTGACATCTGCCTTTGCGTTTGTTCTTTCTAGTATAGCTGTAGCGCTTTTACTACTCTTCCCTATGACAGTAGTATCTATTGCTGTAATAAAGAAAAGTAAAGAGGCGATTCCGAGATTGTTCGCAGGAATATCTATTCCTTATTTACTCTTCACTTTATATCAATACCTTACAGTTCCTGCATTGGGTGCAAACACGGTGTTAGGTTATGCGTTATTAGTTGGTACTATAGTATTTCTACTGGCAATATTTTACATCTCAAAGTTTATAAGGAAAAAACAAGGAATAGATCTTAATTTAATATTTAAGGAAATTCCACCTGAATAA
- a CDS encoding BtpA/SgcQ family protein — MLTKLFSETPFIIGMIHLPPLPGSPFNKLSLDDIVEYAINEARKLEEAGVDGVIVENLGDYPFFKDSDIPPITVASMSVIVREVRRNSKLKAVGVNVLRNGCVQAFSIAHVTGSQFIRCNVFIGAYVTDQGIIEGKAAEVLRLKKFLNSNVMIAADIHVKHAYPLYNLPIELAAQDLAERGGVDAVIVSGQRSNIPPELEKARKVKENVNLPVVIGSGISLDNFRSYCKVADGLIIGEKDFKEGGIIGGPSKKEAYEILVKECKRK; from the coding sequence ATGCTAACAAAACTATTCTCAGAAACTCCTTTCATAATAGGCATGATTCACTTACCTCCTCTTCCAGGTTCACCTTTCAACAAGCTAAGTCTTGATGATATTGTAGAATACGCAATAAATGAGGCAAGAAAATTAGAAGAGGCTGGAGTTGATGGAGTTATAGTAGAAAATCTTGGAGACTATCCTTTTTTCAAAGATTCCGACATACCACCAATTACTGTTGCTTCAATGTCAGTTATAGTAAGGGAGGTAAGGAGAAATTCTAAGTTAAAAGCTGTAGGTGTAAACGTATTAAGAAATGGCTGCGTTCAAGCCTTCTCAATTGCCCACGTTACGGGCTCCCAGTTTATAAGGTGTAATGTTTTCATAGGAGCTTATGTAACAGATCAAGGTATAATTGAAGGTAAGGCTGCTGAGGTATTAAGGCTTAAGAAGTTCCTAAATTCAAACGTAATGATAGCTGCAGATATCCACGTAAAACACGCATATCCTCTTTACAACTTGCCTATAGAACTTGCGGCTCAAGACCTAGCAGAGAGAGGAGGAGTAGACGCCGTGATCGTTTCAGGGCAGAGGAGCAATATTCCACCAGAGTTAGAAAAAGCGAGGAAAGTTAAGGAAAACGTAAACTTACCCGTAGTTATAGGGAGTGGAATATCTCTAGATAATTTCAGGTCTTACTGCAAGGTGGCTGATGGGCTGATCATTGGGGAGAAGGACTTTAAGGAAGGAGGAATTATAGGAGGACCGAGTAAAAAGGAGGCTTATGAGATATTAGTTAAGGAATGTAAGAGGAAGTAG
- the cynS gene encoding cyanase has protein sequence MLDKSKAREFMLQRKREKKLTWEELGKMIARSPVYTAMLLYGYGQATEEEAEKLVKILELPPEYKEILMEVPMRTPAQPWPPTDPFIYRLYEAVLLYGPVIKDVAHEMFGDGIMSMIDVTIDVGKITDEKGNERMILTFNGKWLKYAKW, from the coding sequence ATGCTAGATAAGTCTAAGGCTAGAGAATTTATGTTGCAGAGAAAAAGGGAGAAGAAGTTAACTTGGGAGGAGTTAGGGAAGATGATTGCTAGGAGTCCGGTTTATACTGCTATGTTGTTATATGGTTATGGACAAGCTACTGAGGAAGAGGCTGAGAAATTGGTTAAGATTTTAGAGTTACCTCCTGAATATAAGGAAATACTGATGGAGGTTCCCATGAGGACACCCGCACAGCCTTGGCCTCCTACAGATCCGTTTATTTACAGACTTTATGAGGCTGTATTGTTGTACGGTCCAGTTATAAAAGATGTTGCACATGAAATGTTTGGTGATGGAATAATGAGCATGATAGACGTAACTATAGATGTGGGGAAGATAACAGATGAAAAGGGAAATGAGAGAATGATACTAACGTTCAATGGAAAATGGCTAAAATACGCAAAATGGTGA
- a CDS encoding molybdopterin-containing oxidoreductase family protein: MPFARCYMCKNACGIITSVEGKTVRVAPNKNHPQPGICGRGAAGPFLLTHPDRLKSPLIRQGDILVPTTWDKALDIVAKYLKELLDEGHPEYLAITFHDYGKELLERFAALYGTPNLIGHESVCHGPRTVASELVLGTEGPRSVDPDYPNSKFITFIGRNPLEGIVPDIVRRIDEGRKKGLRIAVVDPRKSAIAERYAERWIPIRPGTDTAFLLSVIYYMNKNDMYDQDFLLKYTNAPLLVYEDDLTSTGIYSDRLLDERVINGRKAVTVFSLLEKEGEKVYPRLQQITGVSYDDVKYVAENLWLNRPAAAIDDGWHTSFSSDSTYTWMAAFTINAMIGNIDKKGGLVIAKKAKVKLYEKSNVKAPRIDKIRYPLTYAAFQEVYRAILTGSPYPIKALMVVGTNLDGRDPNSEFVRRALKAVDFLVVIDIMPSEVTEYADVVLAESTYFERDELPLPVGWTLENWVDIHQKTVDPLYDTKPLWWILLELEHRLGLSNATFEDLEEMILKQLNVDRKELIEKGCVRIPEEIYEVYPYKKPLGTPSGKIEIYSETLRKYGYYPIPTYVEKNIMPRAPDEFFLTTGHTLYHTQDSITFDIPTLIKLAPDNPVTISKNKALQLGIKDGDEVEVISLTTGQRVRCRVKVSEGIRDDTVFTYFGFGRHSKGERFAYGHGFDVNSLISEQITDPISGSIAQSLNIVKIRPLR; encoded by the coding sequence ATGCCTTTTGCAAGATGTTACATGTGTAAGAACGCTTGCGGAATTATAACATCAGTTGAAGGAAAGACAGTTAGAGTTGCTCCAAACAAGAACCATCCACAGCCTGGAATTTGTGGTAGGGGTGCAGCCGGACCCTTCCTTCTAACACATCCTGATAGGCTCAAATCACCTCTTATAAGACAAGGTGACATCTTAGTCCCAACAACATGGGATAAGGCGCTTGATATCGTAGCTAAGTATTTGAAGGAGTTATTAGATGAAGGTCATCCTGAATATCTTGCTATAACTTTTCATGATTATGGGAAAGAACTCTTAGAAAGGTTTGCAGCTCTTTATGGAACTCCTAATTTAATTGGGCATGAATCCGTATGTCATGGCCCAAGAACTGTAGCTTCAGAATTAGTACTCGGCACCGAAGGGCCTAGGAGTGTAGACCCCGATTACCCTAACTCCAAGTTCATAACCTTTATCGGAAGAAATCCGTTAGAAGGCATAGTCCCAGATATTGTTAGAAGAATAGACGAAGGTAGGAAGAAAGGGTTAAGAATAGCTGTAGTAGATCCTAGAAAATCCGCTATAGCAGAAAGGTATGCGGAGAGGTGGATACCCATCAGACCTGGAACTGATACAGCTTTTTTACTAAGTGTAATATATTACATGAACAAAAACGATATGTATGACCAGGACTTTTTGTTGAAGTACACTAACGCGCCCTTATTAGTATATGAAGACGATCTAACTTCTACTGGCATTTACTCCGATAGACTTCTAGATGAAAGAGTGATAAATGGGAGAAAGGCAGTTACAGTATTCTCCTTACTTGAAAAGGAGGGTGAAAAAGTGTATCCGAGACTTCAGCAAATTACTGGAGTGAGTTACGACGACGTTAAGTATGTGGCAGAAAATCTATGGTTAAATAGACCTGCAGCAGCTATAGATGATGGTTGGCACACGTCATTCTCTAGTGACTCGACTTATACGTGGATGGCGGCCTTTACAATTAATGCTATGATTGGTAATATCGATAAGAAGGGAGGATTAGTTATAGCTAAGAAAGCCAAGGTCAAACTTTACGAAAAGAGTAACGTTAAAGCTCCTAGAATTGATAAGATCAGGTACCCACTAACTTATGCAGCATTTCAGGAAGTGTATAGGGCAATCCTTACTGGTAGTCCTTATCCTATTAAAGCACTAATGGTAGTCGGTACCAACTTAGACGGTAGAGATCCTAACTCGGAGTTCGTAAGAAGAGCGTTAAAAGCTGTGGACTTTCTAGTCGTTATCGATATAATGCCATCTGAGGTAACTGAATACGCGGATGTAGTATTGGCGGAATCGACGTATTTTGAGCGGGATGAACTTCCTTTACCTGTAGGTTGGACTTTAGAAAACTGGGTTGATATTCATCAAAAGACGGTAGATCCTTTATATGACACTAAACCATTATGGTGGATTTTGCTCGAATTAGAACACAGATTGGGCTTGTCAAACGCAACTTTTGAGGATCTAGAGGAGATGATTCTAAAACAGTTAAACGTAGATCGGAAGGAGTTGATTGAAAAGGGATGTGTGAGAATTCCAGAAGAGATATACGAAGTTTATCCTTACAAAAAACCGTTAGGAACGCCTTCAGGTAAAATCGAGATCTATTCTGAAACTCTGAGGAAATATGGTTATTATCCTATACCCACCTACGTCGAAAAGAATATTATGCCTAGAGCTCCTGACGAGTTCTTCTTAACTACTGGTCATACGTTATACCACACGCAAGATAGCATAACTTTTGACATTCCAACGCTCATTAAACTTGCCCCCGATAATCCAGTAACGATAAGTAAGAACAAAGCACTACAGCTAGGAATCAAGGATGGAGATGAAGTTGAGGTTATATCATTAACTACGGGACAAAGGGTTAGATGCAGGGTGAAAGTCAGTGAGGGTATAAGGGATGATACTGTGTTTACTTATTTTGGTTTCGGTAGGCACTCAAAAGGGGAGAGATTTGCTTACGGTCACGGTTTCGACGTTAACAGTTTGATAAGTGAGCAGATTACAGATCCTATTTCAGGTAGTATTGCCCAGTCGTTGAACATTGTGAAAATAAGGCCTTTAAGGTAA